In a single window of the Cryomorphaceae bacterium 1068 genome:
- a CDS encoding succinate dehydrogenase/fumarate reductase iron-sulfur subunit, which translates to MNLTLKVWRQKGPEAKGSMETYPVSDVSPDMSFLEMLDVLNEELVEKGDVPIAFDHDCREGICGSCSLYINGQAHGPMQGTTTCQLHMRSFKDGDTVFIEPWRAKAFPVIKDLVVDRSAFDRVIQAGGYVSVNTSGNTLDANAIPVPKEDADMAFDAATCIGCGACVATCKNASAMLFVSAKVSQLSLLPQGEVEANERVKNMVAQMDKEGFGNCSVTGACEVECPKGISLENIARMNREYLKANVSPGK; encoded by the coding sequence ATGAACTTAACACTAAAGGTTTGGAGACAAAAAGGGCCGGAAGCAAAGGGAAGCATGGAAACATACCCTGTTTCTGATGTGAGTCCTGACATGTCCTTTTTAGAGATGTTGGATGTGTTGAATGAAGAATTAGTTGAAAAAGGTGACGTGCCGATCGCGTTCGACCACGACTGTCGCGAAGGCATCTGTGGTTCATGCAGCCTTTACATCAACGGACAGGCACATGGCCCTATGCAAGGAACGACAACTTGTCAATTGCATATGCGTTCTTTCAAAGACGGCGATACCGTGTTCATCGAACCATGGAGAGCAAAGGCCTTCCCGGTGATCAAAGACTTGGTTGTAGACCGTTCGGCTTTTGACCGAGTGATTCAAGCTGGGGGTTACGTTTCTGTAAATACCAGTGGAAATACGCTTGACGCAAACGCTATCCCTGTGCCGAAAGAAGACGCGGACATGGCTTTTGATGCTGCTACATGCATCGGTTGTGGAGCATGTGTGGCTACGTGCAAGAACGCCTCGGCGATGCTTTTTGTATCAGCCAAGGTATCTCAGCTATCGTTGCTTCCTCAAGGAGAAGTAGAGGCCAATGAGCGTGTGAAAAACATGGTAGCCCAAATGGATAAGGAGGGATTTGGTAACTGTTCCGTTACAGGAGCCTGCGAAGTAGAATGCCCGAAAGGCATCAGCTTGGAGAACATTGCGCGGATGAACCGCGAGTATTTGAAAGCAAATGTTTCTCCAGGGAAATAA
- a CDS encoding YhdH/YhfP family quinone oxidoreductase, producing MSTYKALVIREEGEKFSRRIEEVPFDFLPENEVLIKVSYSGLNYKDALSASGHRGITRKFPHTPGVDASGIVEKSSSPDFSVGQEVIVTSFDLGMNTKGGFAEYISVPSGWVVPLPESLSLKDAMIMGTAAFTAALALHKMEMSGQNPEMGELVVTGASGGVGSMAVAILAKRGYRVIASSGKQEHYAWLKSVGAKRCISREEASDESGKPLLSAKWAGAIDTVGGNTLATLIKSCGKEGSIAVCGLVGSHELQTTVYPFILNGVNILGVDSAETPIELRKRIWHLLATTYRPDGLSEMCKIVSLEDIPDYMEEILGGETSGRIVAQIG from the coding sequence ATGTCTACTTACAAAGCATTAGTGATAAGGGAAGAAGGGGAGAAGTTCTCAAGAAGAATAGAAGAAGTTCCGTTTGATTTTCTTCCTGAAAACGAAGTGCTGATCAAGGTTTCTTATTCCGGACTTAATTACAAAGATGCCCTTTCAGCTTCAGGTCACAGGGGCATTACAAGAAAGTTTCCGCATACTCCGGGAGTAGATGCTTCGGGTATAGTTGAAAAGAGTTCTTCTCCTGATTTCTCGGTGGGTCAAGAAGTAATCGTTACCTCATTTGATTTGGGAATGAATACCAAAGGCGGATTCGCAGAGTACATTTCCGTCCCTTCGGGCTGGGTAGTTCCATTGCCGGAAAGCTTATCCCTGAAAGACGCAATGATCATGGGAACGGCTGCTTTCACCGCTGCCTTGGCGCTGCACAAAATGGAGATGTCTGGACAAAACCCCGAGATGGGAGAGCTAGTGGTAACCGGAGCTTCGGGCGGAGTGGGGTCCATGGCCGTGGCCATTTTGGCAAAGCGTGGATATAGGGTGATCGCTTCTAGCGGAAAGCAAGAGCATTATGCTTGGTTAAAAAGTGTTGGAGCCAAAAGATGCATCAGTCGTGAAGAGGCAAGTGATGAATCAGGAAAACCACTTCTTTCTGCAAAATGGGCAGGAGCGATTGATACCGTTGGTGGAAACACCCTGGCTACTTTAATTAAATCCTGCGGAAAAGAAGGATCAATTGCAGTATGTGGTTTAGTAGGCTCTCATGAATTGCAAACGACCGTATACCCTTTCATTCTAAACGGGGTGAATATTCTTGGCGTGGATAGCGCAGAAACGCCGATCGAATTGAGAAAGAGGATTTGGCACCTTCTTGCCACTACCTATCGCCCCGACGGATTAAGTGAAATGTGTAAAATAGTTTCTCTTGAAGACATTCCTGACTATATGGAAGAAATCTTGGGTGGTGAGACCTCCGGGAGAATAGTGGCTCAAATAGGATAA
- a CDS encoding FecR family protein, with the protein MEQDFNSKLDFLLDENRLSFSTSQEEAGRRVMGRIEKTEKVIPLYRSNNIYSKLAIAASIAILFTFSVAFIGSETVENSSDSVLAHTLPDGSIIYMNASAELSYNDLTWTLFRDLDFSGSGFFEVEKGSKFNVNTDVGVVSVLGTSFSVITNNDVLKVSCKTGKVLVENENNLSATLTPGQGVEMSESNAEEFSLETDYVDAWVAGTYRFDNVNIDQVLNSLEDFTNFQVEYPEGLSLNYSGEFSTNQSIEEILEIVCKPMGLTYEIIEEKSLIRITNK; encoded by the coding sequence GTGGAACAAGATTTTAATTCTAAGTTAGATTTTCTTCTCGACGAGAATAGGCTTTCTTTCTCAACTTCTCAAGAAGAAGCGGGACGCCGAGTAATGGGAAGAATCGAAAAGACCGAAAAGGTGATTCCGCTGTATCGATCTAACAATATCTATTCGAAATTGGCAATAGCCGCTTCCATAGCGATCCTCTTTACTTTTTCAGTAGCATTTATAGGTTCAGAAACAGTTGAGAATTCAAGCGATTCCGTTTTGGCTCACACGTTACCTGATGGCTCGATCATCTACATGAATGCTAGCGCTGAGTTGAGCTACAATGATTTGACATGGACACTGTTTCGAGACCTTGATTTTTCTGGTTCGGGATTTTTCGAAGTAGAGAAAGGAAGCAAATTCAACGTAAATACAGATGTTGGAGTGGTTAGTGTACTTGGAACTTCGTTTTCGGTAATCACAAACAATGATGTTCTCAAAGTTTCGTGCAAAACAGGTAAGGTTTTGGTCGAAAATGAGAACAACTTGTCCGCGACACTTACTCCTGGTCAAGGAGTGGAAATGTCTGAATCCAATGCTGAAGAGTTTTCATTAGAAACAGATTATGTCGACGCTTGGGTCGCCGGGACCTACCGATTTGACAACGTAAATATTGATCAAGTGCTCAACTCTCTTGAAGATTTTACAAATTTTCAAGTCGAATACCCCGAAGGTTTAAGTCTAAACTATAGTGGAGAGTTTTCGACGAATCAATCGATTGAAGAGATTTTAGAAATCGTCTGCAAACCTATGGGTCTGACATACGAAATCATTGAAGAAAAAAGTCTTATTCGAATCACAAACAAATAA
- a CDS encoding ligase-associated DNA damage response exonuclease has translation MRLIEFTDKGLYCPQGDFFIDPWRPVDKAVITHAHADHSRWGMKNYLTHHQSIPVMRHRLGEINVEGIEYGEVRKMNGVSVSLFPAGHIPGSAQVRVEYKGEIWVITGDYKLIDDGISTPFESVKCHSLVTESTFGLPVYKWKPQEEVFSEINEWWRTNREQGLASVLLGYSLGKAQRMLCSIDASIGPILLHGAIHNSNLALEKAGLIFPHTELITKETPKEKYRGALIIAPPSAFGSPWMKKLKPYKVGTASGWMSLRGARRRRNVDRGFVLSDHADWNELNQAVEASEAEKVYVTHGYTNIFSNWLNSQGIDAEPVITEYEGELSEIGEGTNQDKESE, from the coding sequence ATGCGTCTCATCGAATTTACCGACAAAGGACTTTACTGTCCGCAAGGAGACTTCTTCATCGATCCTTGGCGGCCCGTTGATAAGGCGGTAATTACTCATGCCCATGCTGATCATTCCAGGTGGGGGATGAAGAACTACCTGACCCACCATCAAAGTATTCCTGTAATGCGACATCGCCTAGGCGAGATAAACGTAGAGGGCATAGAATACGGGGAGGTTCGCAAAATGAATGGCGTTAGTGTTTCCCTTTTCCCGGCAGGCCATATTCCTGGATCAGCTCAAGTTAGGGTCGAATACAAAGGTGAAATTTGGGTCATCACAGGAGACTACAAATTGATTGACGATGGAATATCCACTCCTTTTGAATCTGTTAAATGCCACAGTCTGGTTACTGAATCCACCTTTGGTCTGCCCGTTTATAAATGGAAACCACAGGAAGAAGTTTTTAGCGAAATCAATGAGTGGTGGCGCACAAACCGAGAACAGGGATTGGCGTCGGTTCTCCTCGGATATTCCCTTGGAAAGGCGCAACGCATGCTGTGTTCAATCGACGCGTCAATCGGCCCTATACTCCTTCATGGCGCTATCCACAACAGCAACTTGGCACTGGAAAAAGCAGGGCTTATATTTCCCCACACTGAATTGATTACCAAGGAGACACCGAAAGAAAAATACCGTGGCGCATTGATCATCGCGCCCCCATCTGCCTTCGGATCGCCTTGGATGAAAAAACTCAAACCCTACAAAGTCGGAACGGCTTCAGGATGGATGTCGCTGCGTGGAGCCCGTCGCCGTCGTAATGTAGATCGTGGCTTTGTTCTCTCCGATCACGCCGATTGGAACGAACTCAATCAGGCCGTAGAAGCTTCGGAAGCTGAAAAGGTCTATGTAACTCACGGCTACACCAATATCTTTTCCAATTGGCTCAATTCGCAAGGCATAGACGCCGAGCCTGTAATTACAGAATACGAAGGCGAACTCTCAGAAATTGGAGAAGGGACAAACCAAGACAAGGAATCAGAATGA
- a CDS encoding TonB-dependent receptor yields MRFVTFLFLFVFGSLNVFGQPEDGIKFKQFSGQNLEVALKLLRQKEGIAISYDPDAVSLITVPEIDSDIKTMSAFLEQALQGSPLRFELVGYTYVIAPKDSVPIETSFPLSGIIRDELTSESLPFASVRIANTNQSTTANSEGRYTLLEVPSDTSIILVSYIGYEKPAVMVGRSAALSGKLNFDLKRKLKNLPSVQISARGKNLLEIDENISQLTFDPSEISTLPNLGENDVFSALRRLPGISGGQDAESGLRIRGGQTDQNLVMFDGISVYHVDHLFGFLSAFNSNVIKNVRVNKGGFDARFGGRSSGVVDITGIDGNKVDPSVQAELTMLSANVLLELPVVKNKASLVFGYRRAFTNLIQTTTYQNIFNNIFNSSLPNTPENNTDIFQGNDVPDYFFSDLNAKFNFTPSEKDAISLSYYQGQDDLDITFDASLDNLTRISEDQTNWGNQGGSVKWSRKWNPKLFTYANYGVSQYSSNLEAQETFLAQEDTFSLRFFEQKVEVNDNTFRLDNNYNINKTSSLEFGWWNTVNRIVSQAQDQSEILQDSTISAVSNAFYLQLQKRFGRLDTKVGLRATHYDRDGNIYPEPRLAVSYELTPKLTLKGSYGIFHQMIRRLNERSLYFSIPETWTLSGDNTIPVLRSDHYILGAVYRMDDWEASLEGYHKYERGVVEFLFPEFGIPTGSLDQFAVNGNRRVFGVDFLLKKSFKNQNIMLGYTFISSESKYDNINRGNYFDSPGVSNHELSLIYNLEYKRWDFSAAFVLANGVPYTPVLGTFIVTTPNGDQQQFVTIGGINSSRLEWYHRLDVSAGYTLPLKKGVLQMGISVFNAYDNLAVKYVDYFRIPREDSDFYDLGQRNILSLGITPSVFLKLKL; encoded by the coding sequence ATGCGTTTTGTCACTTTTCTATTTCTTTTTGTTTTCGGCTCTCTGAACGTCTTCGGACAGCCAGAGGATGGAATCAAATTTAAACAGTTTAGTGGTCAAAATTTAGAAGTCGCCTTAAAGCTGCTTAGGCAAAAAGAGGGAATAGCGATCTCATACGACCCTGATGCGGTTTCTCTTATAACAGTACCTGAAATTGACTCCGATATAAAAACGATGTCGGCTTTTCTAGAGCAAGCTCTGCAGGGCTCTCCGTTGAGATTTGAACTAGTTGGGTATACCTATGTCATTGCACCCAAAGACTCTGTTCCAATCGAAACCTCATTCCCGCTTAGCGGAATTATCCGAGACGAACTTACCAGCGAATCGCTACCATTTGCATCGGTGAGAATTGCCAATACGAATCAAAGTACCACGGCTAATTCTGAAGGCCGTTACACACTTCTGGAGGTCCCTTCAGACACTTCAATCATTCTTGTGTCGTACATCGGATATGAAAAGCCAGCAGTCATGGTAGGCCGTTCTGCCGCTCTATCGGGAAAACTCAATTTTGACCTGAAGAGAAAACTGAAAAATTTGCCTTCTGTGCAAATAAGTGCCCGAGGAAAAAATTTACTGGAAATTGATGAAAATATCAGTCAGCTCACATTTGATCCGTCGGAAATTTCCACTTTGCCAAATCTGGGAGAGAACGATGTTTTCTCAGCACTAAGGCGATTGCCGGGAATCAGCGGGGGTCAAGATGCCGAAAGCGGTCTGCGCATACGCGGAGGGCAAACCGATCAAAACCTAGTCATGTTTGATGGTATTTCGGTTTACCATGTCGATCATCTTTTTGGCTTTTTAAGTGCCTTCAATAGCAATGTGATTAAAAATGTGCGTGTCAATAAAGGGGGATTCGATGCCCGATTTGGGGGAAGATCTTCAGGAGTCGTAGACATTACCGGAATTGATGGAAACAAAGTAGACCCTTCCGTCCAAGCAGAGCTGACTATGCTTAGTGCCAATGTGCTTCTGGAATTACCGGTAGTTAAAAATAAGGCTTCACTGGTATTCGGTTACCGGAGGGCTTTTACCAATTTGATTCAAACCACGACCTACCAAAATATTTTCAATAATATTTTCAATTCGAGCTTACCCAATACTCCTGAGAACAATACTGATATATTTCAGGGAAACGATGTACCCGATTACTTTTTCAGTGACTTGAATGCGAAATTCAACTTCACACCTTCAGAAAAAGACGCTATCTCGTTAAGCTACTACCAAGGGCAAGATGATTTGGACATTACGTTTGATGCAAGTCTGGACAACCTCACCAGAATTTCAGAAGATCAAACCAACTGGGGAAATCAGGGGGGAAGCGTAAAGTGGTCGCGAAAATGGAATCCTAAACTGTTTACTTATGCCAATTATGGAGTTTCTCAATACTCCAGTAATCTGGAAGCTCAAGAAACATTCTTAGCCCAAGAAGATACCTTTAGCCTGCGCTTTTTTGAGCAGAAAGTAGAGGTGAATGACAACACATTCAGACTGGATAATAATTACAACATCAACAAGACCTCTAGCCTGGAATTCGGCTGGTGGAACACGGTCAATCGAATCGTTTCTCAAGCACAAGATCAATCAGAAATACTTCAAGACTCGACCATTTCGGCCGTAAGTAATGCCTTTTATCTGCAACTTCAAAAAAGGTTTGGTAGACTCGACACCAAAGTTGGCTTAAGAGCCACCCACTATGATCGGGATGGAAATATCTATCCCGAACCAAGACTTGCAGTGAGCTACGAGTTGACTCCTAAGCTGACACTTAAAGGGTCTTATGGAATCTTTCATCAAATGATCAGGCGATTGAACGAGCGTAGCCTCTACTTCAGCATCCCCGAGACCTGGACCCTTTCGGGAGATAACACCATCCCTGTTCTACGGAGTGATCATTACATTTTAGGTGCTGTATATCGGATGGATGATTGGGAAGCCTCTCTAGAAGGCTACCACAAGTATGAAAGGGGTGTAGTTGAATTTTTGTTCCCTGAGTTTGGGATTCCAACGGGAAGTCTTGATCAATTCGCAGTGAACGGAAACAGAAGGGTTTTTGGCGTAGATTTCTTACTCAAGAAGTCATTTAAAAATCAAAACATCATGCTGGGCTATACCTTTATCAGCTCAGAGTCAAAGTATGACAATATCAATCGAGGAAACTATTTCGATAGTCCGGGAGTATCCAATCATGAATTGTCTTTGATTTATAATTTGGAATACAAGAGGTGGGATTTTTCCGCTGCGTTTGTATTAGCTAACGGCGTACCTTATACTCCTGTTTTGGGAACTTTTATAGTTACGACACCTAATGGAGACCAGCAGCAATTTGTCACCATAGGTGGAATAAACTCCAGCAGGTTAGAATGGTACCACAGATTAGATGTTTCAGCAGGTTATACCTTACCCTTGAAAAAGGGCGTTTTACAAATGGGTATATCAGTGTTTAATGCATATGATAATTTGGCAGTTAAATATGTGGACTATTTTCGAATACCTAGAGAAGACAGCGATTTCTATGACCTCGGACAAAGAAATATTCTATCTCTTGGTATTACGCCGTCAGTTTTTTTGAAGTTGAAATTATGA
- a CDS encoding ATP-dependent DNA ligase, giving the protein MKDFGELILALDATTKTNDKLDSMVAFLNAATDADKLWFVALLSGKRPKRPVKTSFLREWAAEVSGVPLWLLEESYHVVGDLAETVALILPDVKETSDKSLDDRMIDLLNLKSLVEEQVKAYILSAWAEMNKTERFVFNKLMTGGFRIGVSQKLIVRALSRHLEEEENLIAHRLMGDWSPQNTTFQKLLVEPDENENLSRPYPFYLAYPLEEVPENLGDVNDWQIEYKWDGIRGQMILREGEIFVWSRGEELVTERFPELEKLKDFLPTDCVIDGEIMGFKDGFPLTFNHLQTRIGRKQVSKKILEDSPVVMIAYDVLEKDGKDLRESSMEERRAILEEIVQNSAADTLLISEKIQPKSWEEAAEIREKSREVLSEGLMLKRKNSSYKVGRKRGDWYKWKVDPMSIDAVMIYAMRGHGRRANLYSDYTFAVWKEGELVPFAKAYSGLTDKEMQLVDQFVKKNTIERFGPVRSVKPELVFEIGFEGIAPSTRHKSGIALRFPRILRRRLDKKPEEANTLEDLKGILKMYDA; this is encoded by the coding sequence ATGAAGGATTTCGGAGAACTGATTCTGGCACTAGATGCTACCACAAAGACCAATGACAAATTGGATTCAATGGTGGCTTTCTTGAATGCTGCTACCGATGCAGATAAACTTTGGTTCGTTGCTCTCCTTAGCGGAAAAAGACCCAAACGCCCCGTGAAAACCAGCTTTCTCAGAGAGTGGGCGGCAGAGGTATCGGGCGTGCCATTGTGGCTGCTCGAAGAGTCGTATCACGTGGTGGGCGACTTGGCTGAGACCGTTGCTCTCATTTTACCTGATGTAAAAGAGACGAGCGACAAATCTCTGGATGATCGGATGATTGATCTTCTAAACCTGAAATCATTGGTAGAAGAGCAAGTGAAGGCTTATATCCTCTCTGCTTGGGCGGAAATGAACAAGACCGAGCGATTTGTCTTCAACAAACTCATGACGGGAGGATTCCGAATTGGAGTCTCACAAAAGCTGATCGTACGTGCCTTGTCGAGACATCTTGAAGAAGAAGAAAACCTCATCGCACACCGTTTGATGGGTGATTGGAGTCCACAGAATACCACTTTCCAAAAGCTGCTGGTAGAACCCGATGAAAACGAGAATCTTTCTCGCCCCTACCCTTTTTATTTAGCCTACCCTTTGGAAGAAGTTCCAGAGAATTTGGGGGATGTGAATGATTGGCAAATCGAGTACAAATGGGATGGAATTCGCGGTCAGATGATTCTGCGCGAGGGAGAAATCTTCGTTTGGAGCCGCGGAGAGGAATTGGTCACAGAGCGTTTTCCCGAATTGGAAAAATTGAAAGACTTTCTTCCAACTGATTGTGTGATTGACGGAGAAATTATGGGTTTTAAAGATGGCTTTCCTTTAACATTCAATCACCTACAAACAAGAATAGGGCGAAAGCAGGTTTCTAAAAAAATATTGGAAGACTCTCCCGTGGTGATGATCGCTTATGACGTTCTGGAAAAAGACGGGAAAGACTTGCGGGAATCCTCAATGGAAGAAAGGCGAGCGATACTGGAAGAAATAGTCCAAAACAGTGCGGCTGATACTTTATTAATTAGTGAAAAAATCCAACCAAAGTCTTGGGAAGAAGCGGCTGAAATTCGAGAAAAAAGCAGAGAAGTGCTAAGTGAGGGACTGATGCTCAAGCGAAAAAATAGCAGTTATAAAGTCGGACGAAAACGAGGAGACTGGTACAAGTGGAAGGTAGACCCAATGAGCATTGATGCAGTAATGATTTATGCGATGCGCGGTCATGGAAGGCGAGCCAATCTTTACTCAGATTATACGTTTGCCGTTTGGAAAGAAGGAGAACTCGTTCCTTTCGCGAAGGCTTATAGCGGCCTTACGGACAAGGAAATGCAGCTGGTGGACCAATTCGTCAAGAAGAATACAATTGAGCGATTTGGACCCGTTAGAAGCGTTAAACCGGAACTGGTTTTTGAAATAGGTTTTGAGGGAATCGCCCCTAGCACTCGACATAAATCAGGGATTGCATTGCGCTTTCCGCGAATACTGAGAAGGCGACTCGATAAAAAGCCGGAAGAGGCAAATACATTGGAAGATTTAAAGGGTATTTTGAAGATGTACGACGCTTAA
- a CDS encoding Rid family hydrolase has product MNEKYNSEKAPEPVGLYPHARNVGNLLFLSGVGPRERGTKKIPGVELNEDGTIQSYDIEAQCHSVFKNVRLILEASGSSWANLVDVTVFLTNMKDDFKTYNRIYAEYFKDNQPCRTTVEINCLPTPIGIELKCIATLNDK; this is encoded by the coding sequence ATGAACGAAAAGTACAATTCTGAAAAAGCACCTGAACCCGTTGGTCTATATCCGCACGCAAGAAATGTAGGAAATCTCCTTTTTCTTAGTGGAGTAGGCCCAAGGGAAAGAGGGACAAAAAAAATTCCCGGTGTAGAACTCAATGAGGACGGAACGATTCAAAGCTATGACATCGAAGCACAATGTCACTCGGTATTTAAAAATGTACGCCTCATTTTGGAAGCCTCGGGATCTTCTTGGGCCAATTTGGTAGATGTCACTGTTTTTCTCACCAATATGAAAGATGACTTCAAGACCTACAATAGGATCTACGCTGAATATTTCAAAGACAATCAACCCTGCAGAACAACTGTCGAGATTAACTGCCTACCGACACCGATCGGGATTGAGCTTAAATGCATTGCCACATTAAACGACAAATAG
- a CDS encoding fumarate reductase/succinate dehydrogenase flavoprotein subunit codes for MTKLDAKIPKGPIDQKWTNHKNNIKLVNPANKRLIDVIVVGTGLAGGAAAASLAEMGYNVKAFCFQDSPRRAHSIAAQGGINAAKNYQNDGDSVYRLFYDTIKGGDYRSREGNVYRLAEVSTSIIDQCVAQGVPFAREYGGLLDNRSFGGVQVSRTFYAKGQTGQQLLLGAYSAMSRQISKGKITMYNRHEMMDVVKVDGKARGIIARNLVTGEIERHGAHAVVICSGGYGNVFFLSTNAMGSNASASWKVHKKGAFFGNPSYTQIHPTCIPVSGDHQSKLTLMSESLRNDGRIWVPKKKEDAEAIRQGKMKPVQLAEEDRDYYLERRYPSFGNLVPRDVASRAAKERCDAGFGVNQTGEAVFLDFAASFERYGKTEAKVHGLENASKEEIIKLGRKVVESKYGNLFEMYEKITDDNPYETPMKIYPAVHYTMGGIWVDYNLMTTIPGCYACGEANFSDHGANRLGASALMQGLADGYFVLPYTIGDYLADDIRTGEIDTNSSEFAAAEKEVKDSLQKLIDIKGNKTVDYFHRRLGKIMWNDCGMSRNGKDLKRAMEDIRALRDEFWSDVKVPGELNDMNLELEKASRVADFLELGELMCQDALDREESAGGHFREEHQTPEGEALRDDENFTFVSAYEYTGDPGKATLHKEQLEFEAVEVKTRSYK; via the coding sequence ATGACAAAGCTAGATGCTAAAATACCTAAGGGTCCGATTGATCAGAAGTGGACGAATCACAAAAACAATATTAAACTGGTTAATCCAGCCAATAAACGACTAATCGACGTTATCGTTGTTGGAACAGGATTGGCAGGAGGAGCCGCAGCCGCATCACTCGCAGAGATGGGTTACAACGTGAAAGCGTTTTGTTTCCAAGATTCTCCAAGAAGGGCGCACAGTATTGCCGCTCAAGGAGGGATCAATGCCGCAAAGAATTACCAGAATGACGGCGACAGTGTTTACCGTCTGTTCTACGATACGATCAAAGGTGGCGATTATCGTTCTCGCGAAGGAAACGTTTATCGATTGGCTGAGGTTTCTACCAGCATTATTGACCAGTGCGTTGCTCAAGGAGTTCCTTTTGCACGTGAGTATGGAGGTCTTTTGGACAACCGATCTTTTGGAGGGGTTCAAGTATCAAGAACATTTTACGCTAAAGGGCAAACGGGGCAGCAACTGTTGCTGGGAGCCTACTCGGCGATGTCTCGCCAAATTTCCAAAGGAAAAATCACCATGTACAACCGTCATGAGATGATGGATGTAGTGAAAGTAGATGGGAAGGCACGTGGAATTATTGCTCGCAACTTGGTGACGGGCGAGATCGAAAGACACGGTGCTCATGCAGTAGTTATTTGTTCGGGTGGTTACGGAAACGTATTCTTCCTTTCTACAAACGCAATGGGATCCAATGCTTCTGCTTCTTGGAAAGTTCATAAGAAAGGGGCCTTTTTTGGAAACCCTTCTTACACACAAATTCACCCGACATGCATTCCTGTTTCGGGAGACCATCAGTCGAAATTGACTTTGATGTCTGAGTCGTTGAGAAACGATGGAAGAATCTGGGTTCCCAAGAAAAAAGAAGATGCTGAGGCCATTCGCCAAGGCAAAATGAAGCCTGTCCAATTGGCTGAAGAAGATCGCGATTACTACCTCGAAAGAAGGTATCCCTCGTTTGGAAACTTGGTGCCACGTGACGTTGCATCTAGAGCTGCCAAGGAGCGTTGCGATGCCGGTTTTGGTGTAAACCAAACGGGAGAAGCCGTATTTCTCGACTTCGCGGCTTCATTTGAGCGCTACGGAAAAACGGAAGCCAAAGTGCACGGTTTGGAAAATGCTTCCAAAGAAGAAATCATCAAATTGGGTAGGAAAGTAGTTGAGTCGAAATACGGAAATCTCTTTGAGATGTACGAAAAGATTACCGACGACAATCCTTACGAAACCCCAATGAAAATATACCCAGCCGTTCATTACACCATGGGTGGTATTTGGGTAGATTATAATTTGATGACGACTATCCCCGGTTGTTATGCATGCGGTGAAGCCAACTTTAGCGATCACGGTGCAAATAGGCTTGGAGCATCTGCTTTGATGCAGGGATTGGCCGATGGATACTTCGTATTGCCTTACACGATTGGCGATTATTTAGCCGACGATATTCGAACAGGAGAAATTGACACCAATTCGTCAGAATTCGCGGCAGCGGAAAAAGAAGTGAAAGATAGCTTGCAAAAGCTGATTGATATCAAGGGAAACAAAACGGTAGATTACTTCCACAGACGTTTAGGTAAAATCATGTGGAATGATTGCGGAATGTCTCGTAACGGCAAAGATTTGAAACGAGCGATGGAAGACATTCGCGCCTTGAGGGATGAATTCTGGAGTGACGTGAAAGTACCGGGAGAGCTTAACGACATGAACTTGGAGTTGGAAAAAGCATCTCGTGTTGCTGACTTCCTTGAACTGGGCGAATTGATGTGTCAAGACGCCCTCGATAGAGAAGAGTCGGCTGGAGGTCACTTTCGTGAAGAGCACCAAACTCCCGAAGGAGAAGCTCTACGAGACGATGAGAATTTCACATTTGTGAGCGCCTACGAATACACGGGTGATCCCGGAAAAGCTACTTTGCACAAAGAACAACTCGAGTTCGAAGCCGTTGAAGTAAAAACAAGAAGTTATAAATAA